The proteins below are encoded in one region of Hordeum vulgare subsp. vulgare chromosome 3H, MorexV3_pseudomolecules_assembly, whole genome shotgun sequence:
- the LOC123445283 gene encoding disease resistance protein RPP13-like, translated as MAETAITTVLAKVAELVAWEAAVLLEVGDDVRLLRDKLEWLHTFIRDADRRRRLRDDEFVAVWVRQTRDVAFEAEDALDDFLHRAGRHRRRRSSPAPPLPGTGARCSGWRWSWRRWRPRCAGLQVALRHDLSARVRQIRKRLDEISANRAAYHIEHAASPAWAASSATTLAAWDDLEEYTVGFGKYSDMLKEQLLDVDTVPGRALVSIVGESSIGKTTLARKVYQSPEVRNHFAIRTWTVLPPNSRPADVLRDIHRQATSQLRRSPSNGQNAEDGGCDAKGGKDISNSLFRNMTGRRYLVVVDGSIAVADWNSLRTSLPDEGNGSRVVLVTDAAGLEVVGYAAGPTYDPIELPRLSAENTYELFRRRVFGHRGDCPGRYKSRYYQDVFRITRGLPLSIVILAGVLRSKELPAEWDQVMAQLLAAKDQPQHCKSGSGGARKIMSLAFDDLPHHLKSCFLYFAAMPESAPVDAARLVRLWVAEGFVRPRRGSTMEEVGQGYLKELISRCMVQLVDKDEFSTVTAVVVHDRLHAFAQEEAQEACFVESHDSTDVLAPATVRRLAVQNTTDRHVHLGNALPKLRTIVCDFANGGAAKPSVCIHSTDLGFLHASKFLRVIDIHGLELKKLPDELGSMIHIRYLGLQCGQLERLPSTISKLVNLQSLILKGRSGGVLGVTAAFWTIPTLRHVVAPFALPRCLGDLYSLQTLHGVQPRCWDTRAIAGNPLGRATNLRSLELSGLTAAHAGALMTALESLDLLVHLVLQGESLPPAVFTVASLRRLQSLRLVGAMDAPEEEDEDAGDEVAIRYIRPNLTRLSMWGTMVGQGFVDMLGELPSLAELTLMWGAYEGERLEFGDGAFRSLQKLRLGLPDLEEWAVSAGSMAALGRLTLLRCAKMEMLPEALGGMKELEEVVLYSMPKMVGRIKEDGGQDHHKIKHVPVIQTIW; from the exons ATGGCGGAGACGGCGATCACGACGGTGCTGGCGAAGGTGGCGGAGCTGGTGGCGTGGGAGGCGGCGGTGCTGCTGGAGGTGGGGGACGACGTGCGCCTGCTCCGCGACAAGCTCGAGTGGCTCCACACCTTCATCCGCGACGCCGACCGCAGGCGCCGCCTCCGCGACGACGAGTTCGTCGCCGTCTGGGTGCGCCAGACCCGTGACGTCGCCTTCGAGGCCGAGGACGCGCTCGACGACTTCCTCCACCGAGCCGGGCGACACCGTAGACGCCGCAGCAGCCCGGCCCCGCCGCTCCCCGGCACGGGGGCGCGCTGCTCTGGGTGGCGCTGGAGCTGGCGCCGCTGGCGACCACGCTGCGCGGGGCTGCAGGTCGCGCTCCGCCACGACCTCTCGGCGCGCGTCCGCCAGATCAGGAAGCGGCTCGACGAGATCTCCGCCAACCGCGCCGCCTACCACATCGAGCACGCCGCCTCGCCCGCCTGGGCCGCCTCCTCCGCCACCACCCTCGCCGCCTG GGACGACCTGGAAGAGTACACAGTCGGCTTCGGCAAGTACAGCGACATGCTCAAGGAGCAGCTCCTCGACGTCGACACCGTCCCCGGCCGCGCCCTCGTCTCCATCGTCGGCGAGAGTAGCATCGGCAAGACCACGCTCGCGCGCAAGGTCTACCAGAGCCCCGAGGTCCGCAACCACTTCGCCATACGCACCTGGACCGTGCTCCCTCCCAACAGCCGCCCGGCCGACGTGCTCCGCGACATCCACCGGCAAGCCACTTCACAGCTCCGCCGGTCCCCGTCCAACGGCCAGAACGCGGAGGACGGCGGCTGCGACGCCAAGGGCGGCAAGGACATCAGCAACTCGCTGTTCCGGAACATGACCGGCAGGCGGTACCTTGTCGTCGTGGACGGCAGCATCGCGGTCGCCGACTGGAACAGCCTCCGGACGTCGCTCCCCGACGAGGGCAATGGCAGCAGGGTGGTGTTGGTCACCGATGCGGCGGGGCTCGAGGTGGTGGGCTATGCCGCCGGTCCGACGTACGACCCCATCGAGCTCCCGCGGCTCAGCGCGGAGAACACGTACGAGTTGTTCCGGCGCCGCGTGTTCGGCCACCGCGGTGACTGCCCCGGCCGCTACAAGTCGAGGTACTACCAGGACGTGTTCCGGATCACCCGCGGCCTGCCGCTCTCCATCGTcatcctcgccggcgtgctccggtCAAAGGAGCTGCCTGCGGAGTGGGACCAGGTGATGGCGCAGCTGCTGGCGGCCAAGGACCAGCCGCAGCATTGCAAGAGCGGGAGCGGCGGGGCCAGGAAGATCATGTCGCTGGCGTTCGACGACCTGCCGCACCACCTCAAGTCATGCTTCCTCTACTTCGCGGCAATGCCCGAGAGCGCCCCAGTGGACGCGGCGAGGCTGGTGCGGCTGTGGGTGGCCGAGGGATTCGTGCGGCCGCGGCGCGGGAGCACCATGGAGGAGGTCGGGCAGGGTTACCTCAAGGAGCTCATCTCCCGGTGCATGGTGCAGTTGGTGGACAAGGACGAGTTCAGCACCGTGACGGCGGTGGTGGTGCACGACCGCCTCCACGCTTTCGCGCAGGAAGAGGCTCAGGAGGCGTGCTTCGTCGAGAGCCACGACAGCACCGACGTGCTCGCCCCGGCCACCGTGCGCCGCCTCGCCGTCCAGAACACCACGGACAGGCACGTCCACCTCGGCAACGCGCTGCCCAAGCTCCGCACCATCGTCTGCGACTTTGCCAACGGCGGTGCCGCCAAGCCCAGCGTCTGCATCCACTCCACCGACCTGGGCTTCCTCCACGCGTCCAAGTTCCTCCGCGTCATCGACATTCATGGCCTTGAGCTCAAGAAGCTTCCGGACGAGCTCGGCTCGATGATCCACATAAGGTACCTGGGTCTCCAGTGCGGGCAGCTGGAGAGGCTGCCGAGCACGATAAGCAAGCTGGTGAACCTGCAGTCGCTGATCCTCAAGGGCCGGAGCGGCGGCGTGCTGGGCGTGACCGCCGCGTTCTGGACGATCCCGACGCTGCGGCACGTGGTGGCGCCGTTCGCGCTGCCCAGGTGCCTGGGCGACCTGTACAGCCTCCAGACGCTCCACGGCGTGCAGCCGCGCTGCTGGGACACGCGCGCCATCGCCGGCAACCCGCTGGGGAGGGCCACGAACCTCCGGTCGCTGGAGCTGAGCGGGCTGACGGCCGCGCACGCCGGCGCGCTGATGACGGCTCTGGAGAGCCTGGACCTGCTGGTGCACCTGGTGCTGCAGGGCGAGTCTCTGCCGCCGGCCGTGTTCACCGTCGCGAGCCTGCGGCGGCTGCAGAGCCTGAGGCTGGTGGGGGCCATGGACGcaccggaggaggaggatgaggacgccggcgacgaggtggcgatCCGGTACATCCGGCCGAACCTGACGCGGCTGTCGATGTGGGGCACGATGGTGGGGCAGGGGTTCGTGGACATGCTGGGCGAGCTGCCGAGCCTGGCGGAGCTGACGCTGATGTGGGGCGCGTACGAGGGCGAGCGGCTGGAGTTCGGGGACGGCGCGTTCCGGAGCCTGCAGAAGCTGAGGCTGGGGCTGCCGGACCTGGAGGAGTGGGCGGTGAGCGCGGGGTCGATGGCGGCGCTGGGCCGGCTGACGCTGCTGCGGTGCGCCAAGATGGAGATGCTCCCGGAGGCGCTGGGCgggatgaaggagctggaggaggtggTGCTGTACAGCATGCCCAAGATGGTGGGGAGGATCAAGGAGGACGGCGGCCAGGACCACCACAAGATCAAGCACGTCCCCGTCATCCAGACCATCTGGTAG
- the LOC123445284 gene encoding probable glutathione S-transferase GSTU6 — protein MAGEGEGVKLLGTVVSPFAVRVRMALHLKGVSYEDLEQDLFDKGELLLASNPVHKKVPVLIHAGRPVCESLAIVEYVDEVWAGAASLLPADPYDRAVARFWAAYVDDKVVHAMLAILRATTKEERAERLDAALAAVKPLEDAFDACSGGKAFFAGDSVGYLDVALGCHLFWFEALREMFGVTVVDAGRTPRLAAWAGRFLETETAKKAASPIESIVEYAGKLRAIWAAMAAAAK, from the coding sequence ATGGCCGGCGAAGGAGAAGGCGTCAAGCTGCTGGGCACCGTGGTGAGCCCGTTCGCGGTCCGCGTGCGCATGGCGCTGCACCTCAAGGGCGTGAGCTACGAGGACCTGGAGCAGGACCTGTTCGACAAGGGCGAGCTCCTCCTCGCCTCCAACCCGGTGCACAAGAAGGTCCCCGTCCTCATCCACGCCGGCAGGCCCGTCTGCGAGTCGCTCGCCATCGTCGAGTACGTCGACGAGGTCTGGGCCGGCGCGGCCTCGCTCCTCCCCGCCGACCCATATGACCGTGCCGTCGCCCGCTTCTGGGCAGCCTACGTCGACGACAAGGTGGTCCATGCGATGTTAGCCATCCTGCGCGCGACCACCAAGGAGGAGCGAGCGGAGAGGCTCGACGCCGCGCTCGCGGCGGTCAAGCCCTTGGAGGACGCCTTCGACGCCTGCTCTGGCGGCAAGGCCTTcttcgccggcgactccgtcgggTACCTCGACGTCGCGCTCGGGTGCCACCTCTTCTGGTTCGAGGCGCTGCGCGAGATGTTCGGCGTGACGGTCGTCGACGCCGGCAGGACTCCGCGCCTGGCCGCCTGGGCTGGAAGGTTCCTGGAGACGGAGACGGCCAAGAAGGCGGCGTCGCCGATTGAGAGCATAGTGGAATACGCCGGGAAGCTGCGGGCTATCTGGGCTGCTATGGCCGCCGCTGCCAAGTAA